The window CTTATCACAGGGTAGCCTTGTGCTACTTGGGGAGGCAGGAGAGGTGGTTTTCCAGCCTTAGAAATCCCAGTCCTCTCCTGAGGTTGTGGGCCCCTGACTCCTGGGTGACTGAGTGGTGAGTGAAGGAGGACCACTTGATGACCCAGCAGTGGGCTCCAGTGACCAAACTGTACCCCCCTGGGCCTCAAGTTGAGGGGGACTTGAAGGGGATGGTGGCTGTGGGGGTGGGGCTGGAGGTGGAGTCTTGCGATGGTCCTCCAAATGAAGGGTCATGGCCGGCCTGGAGGCCGTGGAGAAGGGACACTGCATACAGGTGTAGCGGCCTCTGGTGTGTTCCCACACGATTCGACTGGTAGAAGAATGACCTGGCATAGGAAGGAGAAAAGCCTTGAGCCAGTGTTCCTGAGACTTCCTGACAGGAGAGAGCTTACACAATCTTAGGCTGCTTCTGGGTAAGTTTTAAGTAACTTGAGTCACTTTCTTCCTGAAGAAAGTTGAGCAATTTtgattccccccctcccccccaagtctGAAGTGTCAACCTGTACCGCGAAGACCTAGACCTGTGGTTTCTGTCCCCTTCCCATTTTAAAGGGTCCAGTTCTGTCGTTCCTCCCCAGCCTGCTGCTTCACGGGGATGCCACTGACCTGTAGGTCCCTCAGAGCTCCCAGGGGGCCTTCGTGGACTATTGCTAGAACCTGCAGGAAGAGGAAAGGTCAGGGGACGTAATCCTGCAGTCTCACCTGCTACCAACTTCTTCCTCTGCTGGTTCCTACTTGGGGAGAAGACAAGCTAGTGACAATAAAGGGTGCCTGCTTAGACATAAGGGCTGGATCGGGGCTATCTCTGCTcaccctgattttttttccagacagCTGCATTACTGGTGGAGCTGGAGCCAGGGCCAGAACTAGGGAGAGCCTGGGCCTGGGTAGGCAGGAAGGGACGGAGGCGCTGGGGAGAAGAGCCAGGGGCCAGCCCATAGGAGGAGGGACCGAGGTAGGGGAGGAAGGGTGCAGATACAGGGCCTGAGGCCTGGCTGGAGTATGAGGACAGGGCAGCAGAGCTGTAGAGTGAGGCCTCCAGGAGCGGGAATGGAGCCCTGGGACGAGGATCCGGGGCCAGGTTCAGTGGCGTGAGCAATGGGGCCTTGTCAGGGCCGGGGCCAGCTGGTCTCTGAGCGTCGGGCAGCTCCTTCTCcggggggggggtaggggggctgggggtggggccGGGCTGTGGGACTGGTCGGAGCAGACGTGTAGGTGCTTGAAGAGGGAGCGGTGAGTCCGGAAGCGGAGAAGGCAATTTTCACACCTGGAGTAGGGGGAGACAGAGGCTGGACTGAGGGGTGAGCAGGCCAAGTGAGCTAATGATGGACAGAGTGGCAAAGGAGGGCTGGGAGTGAGCAAAGAGCTGGAGGAGAAGGGGTCAGGTCAACATGGAGAACCCAAGAGAAAACCAATgggtggaggaggggagaaggacaAGCAGGGGAAAGACCTCACTTGAAGTATCTGTTGGGCTTGTAGTGCAGTTTGGTGTGGGTCATCAGCTCCTGCATGCTGGGGAAGGTTTCTGAACAGCTTGGGGTAGAGCAGTGAAACCGTTTCCCTGCAGAGGAATAGGACCAGAGGAAATGACATTCCGGGAATCGGCATACATTATCCCAAGCTCCCAGCTGTAGAATAGGGGGCCTTGGAAAGTCATGCCATTCTTAAATAGATGAGGAGCCTGAGGTCTGTAGGGTGtcttgcccaagttcacaaagGTGGTCCCtggaaccaggatttgaatccacatcctCGACTCCAAATCCTGCATTCTGACTTATTGCTCTTGGGTCTCCCGGTAGGTAGGCTTCTGAACCATTCCCACTGGAAGCCAAGACCAGGACTGACAGTGGAGAGGACTCCCGTATCAGGACAAAAGTGTGGTTCTCCAGCAGAGAGGTgtctaagaaggaaggaagtccCACCCCATTCTCCCCTTTATCCCCAGACTTACCTTCCATGGACTGTGTGGGTTGCAAGTGACTGTGCAGGTGCTGAGCAAGTTCCCGGGGGTTGGGGAAAGCCAGGCGGCAACCATAGCTGGAGCAAGGGAACTGTCTCCCTAGGACACACAAAGTATCCCAGGGCCTGGTCACATTTCTCTTCAGCCACATCTCAACCTGAATTCTGCCAAcccacctactgtgtgccaaattCTAGGCTAGAGAGGGCTGGGCCAggaatattaaatacatttatgtCAAGCTCGCAGGTTTCCAAAGGATGCTGCATCCATGATGATCTGAGAccagccctcaaggagctgaGAGTCTAATAATCATAAAGGGAGGGTTCCTGTCTACAGCGTGTAGCCTCAACAAC of the Sarcophilus harrisii chromosome 1, mSarHar1.11, whole genome shotgun sequence genome contains:
- the ZNF414 gene encoding LOW QUALITY PROTEIN: zinc finger protein 414 (The sequence of the model RefSeq protein was modified relative to this genomic sequence to represent the inferred CDS: inserted 2 bases in 2 codons; deleted 1 base in 1 codon); this encodes MEESSGMGPGVQACPAPLPYSDIYGSPSQSPAAKPEKEQLSPAFSAEDCKHSSRTNTGGGVNSSPSEEPRLPKRRPPSSGRQFPCSSYGCRLAFPNPRELAQHLHSHLQPTQSMEGKRFHCSTPSCSETFPSMQELMTHTKLHYKPNRYFKCENCLLRFRTHRSLFKHLHVCSDQSHSPAPPPAPLPPPXEKELPDAQRPAGPGPDKAPLLTPLNLAPDPRPRAPFPLLEASLYSSAALSSYSSQASGPVSAPFLPYLGPSSYGLAPGSSPQRLRPFLPTQAQALPSSGPGSSSTSNAAVWKKNQGSSNSPRRPPGSSEGPTGHSSTSRIVWEHTRGRYTCMQCPFSTASRPAMTLHLEDHRKTPPPAPPHSHHPLQVPLNLRPRGVQFGHWSPLLGHQVVLLHSPLSHPGVRGPQPQERTGISKAGKPXSPASPSSTRLPCDKKSLTPGQILQVA